One window of the Arvicanthis niloticus isolate mArvNil1 chromosome 23, mArvNil1.pat.X, whole genome shotgun sequence genome contains the following:
- the Dact1 gene encoding LOW QUALITY PROTEIN: dapper homolog 1 (The sequence of the model RefSeq protein was modified relative to this genomic sequence to represent the inferred CDS: inserted 2 bases in 2 codons; deleted 2 bases in 2 codons), with product MKPDAAREPELLSPGRGAEAEGRWRERGEADTERQRTRERQEATLAGLAELGYLRQRQELLVRGALRCSGAVGTVAPRAGELRGDAAQRSRLEEKFLEENILLLRRQLNCLRRRDAGLLNQLQELDKQISDLRLDVEKTSEEHLETDSRPSSGFYELSDGASGSLSNSSNSVFSECLSSCHSSTCFCSPLEAALTISDGCLKSADLIGWLECKGGHCEDQASGTICSSPSTPQFNSLDVIADVNPKYQCDLVSKNGNDVYRYPSPLHAVAVQSPMFLLCLTGNPLREEEGLGNHASDICIGSELNATKTENSLPSPSSLWSASHPASSKKMDGYILSLVQKKTHPVRTNKPRTSVNADPTKGLLRNGSVCVRAPSGVPQGSSVNLKNTKQMCLPSGGIPSLENGPFSPPKQRSKDSKTEQLESKRLALPXGCSAGAAMEPQSKHLPKXTKAASQELTRCQAGLGDSMKESSQGSAVSPNTSPSGGPAIPSESKALQPQKKMPQKSGLQALPAADRPALDFRSEGSSQSPEEGHLVKAQFIPGQQAGARPHRAHRNSGVARSATLKARGQAATEHGLPTVREKPRAAGKKGRLPDDSDTNKKLRKASKGRRSGGPPDAGLPARPLGTGGHRAGSRAHAHGREPVVAKPKHKRTDYRRWKSSAEVSYEEALRRARRARREHGGAYPVAVALPYASPYAYVASDSEYSAECESLFHSTVVDTSEDEQSNYTTNCFGDSESSVSEGDFVGDSTTTSDSEESGGLIWSQFVQTLPIQSVTAPDLHTRPTKTFVKIKASHNLKKKILRFRSGSLKLMTTV from the exons ATGAAGCCCGACGCAGCGCGGGAGCCGGAGCTGCTGAGCCCCGGCCGGGGCGCGGAGGCCGAGGGGCGCTGGCGGGAGAGGGGCGAGGCGGACACGGAGCGGCAGCGCACCCGCGAGCGCCAAGAGGCCACGCTGGCGGGGCTGGCGGAGCTGGGGTACCTGCGGCAACGCCAGGAGCTGCTGGTGCGCGGTGCGCTGCGCTGCTCCGGGGCCGTGGGGACGGTCGCGCCGCGCGCCGGGGAGCTGCGGGGGGACGCGGCGCAGCGCAGCCGCCTGGAGGAGAAGTTCCTGGAAGAGAACATCTTGCTGCTGCGGAGGCAATTG AATTGTTTGAGGAGAAGAGATGCCGGTTTGTTGAATCAGTTGCAAGAACTCGACAAGCAGATAAGTGACCTGAGACTGGATGTGGAAAAGACATCTGAAGAGCACTTGGAGACAGACAGCCGGCCTAGCTCAG GGTTTTATGAGCTAAGTGAT GGGGCTTCTGGATCCCTTTCTAACTCCTCTAACTCCGTGTTCAGCGAGTGTTTGTCCAGTTGCCATTCCAGCACCTGCTTCTGCAGCCCCTTGGAGGCAGCCTTGACTATCTCAGACGGTTGCCTCAAATCCGCAG ATCTCATAGGATGGTTGGAATGTAAAGGCGGCCACTGTGAAGACCAGGCCTCAGGGACAATTTGCAGTTCCCCCTCCACACCACAATTTAATTCCCTTGATGTCATTGCAGATGTGAATCCTAAATACCAGTGTGACCTTGTGTCTAAAAACGGGAATGATGTGTATCGCTACCCCAGTCCACTTCATGCTGTGGCTGTGCAGAGCCCAATGTTTCTCCTTTGTCTGACGGGCAACCCtctgagggaagaggaggggcttGGGAACCATGCCAGCGACATTTGCATTGGATCTGAACTGAATGCCACCAAAACAGAGAATTCCTTGCCATCTCCAAGCAGTTTGTGGTCGGCTTCCCATCCTGCATCCAGTAAGAAAATGGATGGGTACATTCTGAGCCTCGTCCAGAAGAAAACACACCCTGTAAGGACCAATAAACCTAGAACCAGTGTGAACGCTGACCCTACCAAGGGGCTTCTGAGGAATGGAAGTGTGTGTGTCAGGGCCCCTAGTGGCGTTCCACAGGGCAGTAGTGTGAACCTTAAGAATACAAAACAGATGTGTTTGCCCTCTGGGGGAATACCCTCCTTGGAAAACGGTCCATTCTCCCCTCCTAAGCAGAGGTCAAAAGACTCAAAGACAGAGCAGTTAGAAAGCAAGAGGTTGGCTTTGC AGGGCTGCTCGGCTGGCGCCGCCATGGAACCCCAAAGCAAGCATCTGCCCA CCACCAAGGCAGCCTCTCAAGAGCTCACGAGGTGTCAAGCCGGCCTTGGGGACTCTATGAAGGAAAGCAGTCAAGGCTCAGCCGTTTCTCCTAATACAAGCCCCAGCGGAGGCCCTGCCATCCCCTCGGAGAGCAAAGCCCTGCAGCCCCAGAAAAAGATGCCGCAGAAGAGCGGCCTACAGGCTTTGCCTGCGGCGGACAGGCCGGCCTTGGACTTCAGAAGTGAGGGCTCTTCTCAAAGCCCCGAGGAAGGGCATCTGGTGAAAGCTCAGTTCATCCCAGGGCAGCAGGCGGGCGCCAGGCCTCACCGCGCACACAGAAACTCGGGTGTCGCCAGGAGCGCCACGTTGAAGGCCCGCGGCCAGGCAGCCACAGAACACGGCCTGCCCACCGTCAGGGAGAAACCGCGGGCGGCGGGCAAGAAGGGCCGTCTCCCAGACGACTCggatacaaataagaaactcAGGAAGGCCTCCAAGGGTCGGCGCAGTGGCGGGCCGCCCGACGCCGGCCTTCCCGCCAGGCCCCTGGGCACCGGCGGCCATCGAGCAGGCAGCAGGGCGCACGCGCACGGACGGGAGCCGGTGGTGGCCAAACCTAAGCACAAGCGAACCGACTACCGGAGGTGGAAGTCGTCGGCTGAGGTCTCCTACGAAGAGGCGCTGCGGCGGGCACGGAGGGCTCGCCGGGAGCACGGGGGCGCCTACCCCGTGGCCGTGGCCCTGCCTTACGCCAGCCCCTATGCCTATGTGGCCAGCGACTCCGAGTACTCGGCCGAGTGTGAGTCGCTCTTCCACTCCACGGTGGTGGACACCAGCGAGGACGAGCAGAGCAACTACACCACCAACTGCTTCGGGGACAGCGAGTCCAGCGTGAGCGAGGGCGACTTCGTGGGCGACAGCACCACCACCAGCGACTCTGAGGAGAGCGGGGGTTTAATCTGGTCCCAGTTTGTCCAGACTCTCCCGATTCAGAGCGTCACGGCCCCAGACCTTCACACCCGTCCCACA AAAACCTTTGTCAAAATTAAGGCCTCGCACAACCTCAAGAAGAAGATCCTCCGCTTCCGGTCTGGCTCTCTGAAACTCATGACTACCGTTTGA